In the Sarcophilus harrisii chromosome 3, mSarHar1.11, whole genome shotgun sequence genome, one interval contains:
- the NECTIN2 gene encoding nectin-2, whose product MPPSNLPYKKLHHKIAVKCKNTKHNTRPLRLPRHRRRHICYTPHHFSRCGPLEAESRSLAVALRGRPRLSGMAGPPRTGGSPRAGLALPLLVPRPQPRARPRRGPHTWLPAGGPCTGRLPPPAPSPGWPQKGRKWPQSPPPGPLPSVKLPSFSPGAQNIQVRVPAEVRGLLGSDEKLPCHLLSEKAEIRVSQIMWLRLDRYGNNQSVAAFHPTYGANFPNSGPYDQHMSFLMGNSRQSEAELRDATLLLKGLRAEDEANYTCEFVTFPWGSSKGVTWLRVLAEPQNHAEAQEVTLVSEPKPMARCVSTGGRPPARISWFSPLPGQGTETRTAGPVPGTFTVTSRFTLVPTPEANGAKVTCKVEHETFPEPILIPLTLSVKYPPQVSISGYDDNWFVGRVEATLTCDAQSNPEPTSYEWSTTTGPLPTTAVPQGPRLVIRAVDESVNTTFICSVVNPVGNGRAEQSIRVRESPDTAGAGATGGIIGGIIAAIIALAVAATAILICRQQRKEEELRGRPEEEEDELEGPPAYKPPPPKMKLEEAEMPSQLFTLGSSEHVPLKTPYYEPSISAPEQDMPRYHELPTLEERAAALPLHLEEPGEAAGEERLPLEESEDYLDKINPIYDALAYTTAEAYQGKGFVMSRAMYV is encoded by the exons ATGCCGCCGTCAAATCTACCTTACAAAAAATTACACCACAAAATCGCCGTTAAAtgcaaaaacacaaaacacaacaCCCGTCCCCTCCGCTTGCCCCGCCACCGCCGCCGCCATATTTGTTACACCCCACACCACTTTAGCCGTTGTGGCCC GCTGGAGGCCGAGAGCCGGAGCCTGGCTGTTGCCCTTCGGGGGCGTCCCCGGCTCAGCGGCATGGCTGGCCCTCCGCGG ACGGGAGGCTCCCCGAGGGCGGGCCTGGCTTTGCCTCTCCTTGTCCCCCGGCCCCAGCCTAGGGCCCGGCCCAGACGGGGCCCTCACACGTGGCTCCCGGCGGGCGGCCCCTGCACGGGAAGACTCCCTCCTCCTGCCCCCAGCCCGGGCTGGCCACAGAAGGGGCGCAAGTGGCCGCAGTCCCCCCCGCCGGGCCCGCTGCCCTCAGTGAagcttccctccttctccccaggAGCCCAGAACATCCAGGTGCGGGTGCCGGCCGAGGTGCGGGGCCTCCTGGGGAGCGATGAGAAGCTCCCCTGCCACCTTCTGTCGGAGAAGGCCGAGATCCGGGTGTCCCAGATAATGTGGCTCCGTCTGGACAGGTACGGGAACAACCAGAGCGTGGCCGCCTTCCACCCCACCTACGGGGCCAACTTCCCCAACTCGGGGCCCTACGACCAGCACATGTCCTTCCTCATGGGCAACTCGCGCCAGTCGGAGGCCGAGCTGCGCGACGCCACGCTGCTGCTGAAGGGGCTGAGGGCCGAGGACGAAGCCAACTACACCTGCGAGTTCGTCACCTTCCCCTGGGGGAGCAGCAAGGGAGTCACGTGGCTCAGAGTGCTGG cCGAGCCCCAGAACCACGCGGAGGCCCAAGAGGTGACGCTAGTCTCGGAACCGAAGCCCATGGCCCGCTGCGTCTCCACGGGGGGGCGCCCCCCCGCCCGCATCTCCTGGTTCTCTCCCCTACCCGGACAAGGCACCGAGACGAGGACAGCTGGGCCCGTCCCCGGCACCTTCACAGTCACCAGCCGGTTCACCCTGGTGCCGACCCCCGAGGCCAACGGTGCGAAGGTCACCTGCAAGGTGGAGCACGAGACCTTCCCGGAGCCCATCCTGATCCCCCTCACCCTCTCCGTGAAAT ATCCCCCCCAGGTCTCCATCTCCGGCTATGACGACAACTGGTTTGTTGGTCGAGTGGAGGCCACCCTGACCTGTGACGCTCAGAGCAACCCCGAGCCCACCAGCTATGAGTGGAGCAC GACCACAGGCCCACTCCCCACCACGGCCGTGCCCCAGGGACCCCGGCTCGTCATTCGGGCGGTTGATGAGTCAGTCAACACCACCTTCATCTGCAGCGTCGTCAACCCTGTGGGCAATGGTCGTGCTGAGCAGAGCATCCGAGTCAGAG AGTCCCCCGACACAGCGGGCGCCGGGGCCACTGGCGGCATCATCGGTGGCATCATCGCGGCAATCATCGCTCTGGCCGTGGCCGCCACCGCCATCCTGATCTGCAGACAGCAGCGCAAGGAGGAAGAGCTTCGTGGAAGACCcgaagaggaagaggatga ACTTGAAGGCCCTCCTGCTTACAAGCCTCCACCTCCCAAgatgaagctggaagaggcagAAATG CCCTCTCAGCTCTTCACCCTAGGTAGCTCGGAGCACGTCCCTCTGAAGACCCCATACTACGAGCCCAGCATCTCAGCTCCTGAACAG GACATGCCCCGATACCACGAGCTACCCACCCTGGAGGAGCGGGCCGCGGCTCTGCCCCTGCACCTGGAGGAGCCAGGAGAGGCTGCGGGCGAGGAGAGGCTGCCTCTGGAGGAGAGCGAAGACTACCTGGACAAGATCAACCCCATCTATGATGCTCTGGCTTACACCACAGCCGAGGCCTACCAAGGCAAGGGCTTCGTCATGTCTCGGGCGATGTACGTGTGA